Proteins from a single region of Schistocerca gregaria isolate iqSchGreg1 chromosome 3, iqSchGreg1.2, whole genome shotgun sequence:
- the LOC126356313 gene encoding RNA polymerase II-associated factor 1 homolog, which yields MAPTIQSNINTERDQRPVRPGEKRSELVCRVKYCNTLPDIPFDPKFITYPFESIRFIQYNPTSLERNYKYEVLTEHDLGVHIDLINKDTYAGDPGAVLDPADEKLLEEDVLTPQDSKRSRHHARSVSWLRRTEYISTEQTRFQPQTMDKVEAKVGYSIKKNFKDETLIMDRDSQIKAIEKTFEDSKKPIEKHYSKPNVVPVEIQPVYPDFKIWKYPCAQVIFDSDPAPTGRSFPAQIEEMSQAMIRGVMDESGEQFVAYFLPTQETLEKRRKDFTNCVEYEDEEEYDYKMAREYNWNVKSKASKGYEENYFLVVREDGVYYNELETRVRLSKRRQKVGQQPNNTRLIVRHRPLKAQEYRMQRYRERQLEPPGEEEEEEDEEDEEEEEETQEQQQQEDGEETQQDDKTEQREEDGEADGEDSDGEKATEDGETQNGEAAEEDDDQENSGNDSAIASESEKEGSDKDESDKEASDKEASDKEASDKEASDKDGSDKDGSDKDGSDKDGSDKEASERDDSDKEASDREASDREASDKEESQEENEEEGEEAEGERQETEMEVEGEEEETGTEKEAEEDQEAAASAKEDGRSDSEEEGSASEGSTSSGSNKSQSGSGSGSGSGSDSSSASDSDSGV from the coding sequence ATGGCACCAACAATCCAATCCAATATTAATACTGAGCGGGATCAGCGCCCAGTAAGGCCAGGAGAGAAACGATCTGAGTTAGTATGCAGGGTAAAATATTGTAATACTTTGCCAGATATTCCATTTGATCCCAAATTTATAACATATCCATTTGAATCAATTCGATTTATTCAGTACAACCCCACATCTTTAGAAAGAAATTATAAATATGAAGTTCTTACAGAACATGACCTTGGAGTCCATATTGATTTAATTAATAAAGATACATATGCTGGTGATCCTGGAGCAGTCTTGGATCCTGCAGATGAGAAGTTATTGGAAGAAGACGTTTTAACACCACAAGACTCAAAACGCTCTCGTCATCATGCACGAAGTGTCTCCTGGTTGAGGAGAACAGAATATATTTCTACTGAACAAACAAGATTTCAGCCTCAGACTATGGACAAAGTAGAAGCGAAGGTTGGTTACAGCATTAAGAAAAATTTCAAGGATGAAACACTTATTATGGACCGGGATAGTCAAATTAAAGCAATTGAGAAGACATTTGAGGATTCTAAGAAGCCCATTGAGAAGCATTATAGTAAACCAAATGTTGTTCCTGTAGAAATACAGCCAGTATATCCAGACTTTAAAATATGGAAGTATCCTTGTGCCCAAGTTATTTTTGATTCTGATCCTGCACCAACTGGTAGATCTTTCCCAGCTCAGATTGAAGAAATGTCACAGGCAATGATACGAGGTGTCATGGATGAGAGTGGAGAGCAGTTTGTAGCATATTTTTTGCCTACTCAAGAAACTCTAGAGAAAAGGCGCAAAGATTTTACAAATTGTGTTGAATATGAGGATGAAGAAGAGTATGACTACAAAATGGCTCGTGAATACAATTGGAATGTGAAAAGCAAAGCATCCAAAGGTTATGAAGAAAACTACTTCCTTGTTGTACGTGAGGATGGGGTTTATTATAATGAACTAGAAACGAGAGTTAGACTCAGTAAGCGGCGTCAAAAAGTGGGGCAACAGCCGAATAATACAAGATTGATTGTACGTCATCGCCCATTGAAAGCTCAAGAATATCGTATGCAGAGGTACAGGGAGCGTCAGCTTGAACCTCCTggtgaggaggaggaagaagaagatgaagaggatgaggaagaggaggaagaaacacaggaacagcagcagcaagaagatGGGGAAGAAACACAACAGGATGATAAAACAGAACAGAGAGAAGAAGATGGCGAAGCTGATGGGGAGGACTCTGATGGTGAAAAGGCAACAGAGGATGGTGAGACACAGAATGGCGAAGCTGCAGAGGAAGATGATGACCAGGAGAACAGTGGAAATGACAGTGCTATTGCCAGTGAGAGTGAGAAGGAAGGAAGTGACAAAGATGAGAGTGACAAGGAAGCAAGTGACAAGGAAGCAAGTGACAAGGAAGCAAGTGACAAGGAAGCAAGTGACAAGGATGGTAGTGACAAGGATGGTAGTGACAAGGATGGTAGTGACAAGGATGGTAGTGATAAAGAAGCAAGTGAGAGGGATGATAGTGATAAAGAGGCAAGTGACAGGGAAGCTAGTGACAGGGAAGCGAGTGATAAAGAAGAGAGCCaagaagaaaatgaggaagaaGGTGAAGAGGCAGAGGGCGAAAGACAAGAAACAGAGATGGAAGTGgaaggagaggaagaagaaacaggcACAGAGAAAGAGGCAGAAGAAGACCAAGAGGCTGCAGCTAGTGCCAAGGAAGATGGCAGAAgtgacagtgaggaagaggggAGTGCTAGTGAAGGGAGCACATCATCAGGAAGTAACAAATCACAGTCAGGCAGTGGAAGCGGAAGTGGAAGTGGTAGTGATAGCAGTAGCGCCAGTGACAGTGATAGCGGTGTGTGA